GATCAAGCCGCGCCGGTCGGCAAAGCCGAAGGCCTCGGCGACGGCTCCGGTGGCGAGAAGGCGGCTGAAGCGCCGGTCCGCCTCGTTGCGCTGGCGCAGGACTTCAGCGAGCCGCACAACCGGCGTCCCGGAATGCCGGATGACGTTTCTGAGCGCGTCACCTCGCTGCACGCTGTAATGCTGCTTCGTGTCACCCACGAGCAGCAGCCGCGCACGGACGTCGGTCGCAATCCGCGTGACCTGATCCAATTGCTGCGTCGAAAGGAGCCCGGCTTCGTCGATCAGCACGACCCGGCCCGCCGCCTGCGCCTGCATCATTTCGCTGACGAGGAAGCGTTGCACCGTGTCCGCCTGTTCCAGGCCACTGGCCAGCATGGCATCCCGCGCCCGGGTGGTCGGGGCGAGCGGGAGGAACCGAGTGCCGCCGGCGCCGAGGTGCGCGCGTTCGATGGCGGTCAACACGGTCGTCTTGCCCGTGCCGGCGTCGCCGATCAGGACGCTCAGAAAGTCCCGGCTTTCGAGCAGCGCGGTCGCGGCCGAACGCTGGCCGGCGGTCAGTTCTGGCGGAAGCTGCGTCGGATCGCCCAATGGGAAGCGTTGGTTGCGGCCGACGCGCACGCGCTGCACCGCCGCGTCCTCTTCGCGTCGGATTGGCCGCAGGCTCATCTCGCCGTCCTTACGAATCGCATCCGGGTGGACTTCGAGCGCCTCGCGCAGCTCGCGCCAGCGGTAGAAATCCGGATGCAGTTCGAGCGCGGCGTTCAGCACCTCACCTTCGCGGACGACACTGCTGCGCTCGTAAACATGTCGCAGCGCCGCTTCGAGGACCGACCGCGCGTTACCATGCGAGAACTGCATGCGCGGTGCTTGTTGGCGTGCGGCGCGGACAAGACCGTCGAGCGCGTGTGCTTCGTCGGCGTTCAACTCCGCGCGTTGCTTCGCTCGCACGGCCGGGGTGGAGATTTCGGTGAGTTTATCCTCGCGCGATTCGCGGACGAGAATCTCGACCTCCCGCTTCGTCGGCTTGCGCCCCTTGTTCGCCGCGAATTCCTCCGCCAGGCGCTGCACCTGCCGGGTGCGCTTCGAGAAGCGCTCGCGCAGGTGCTCGACCCCGCGCACGGCGAAGCCCTTCGAATTCATTTCATACGGCTCGTAGCCCAGCGACCGTAGCCGCGAGGCCAACTCGCGATACATGACCTGCCGCAGATACGCCGAGGCGCGCAGCATCTCGACCGGTTGCAGCGCGAGCCATTCGTTGCGCGCGGCGTCCCACGTCGCATTCGCGAGCACCGCATGCCCGTGCAACTGCGGATCGAGGTCGCGACTCGCGTCATGGAAAAACAGCGCGCCGACAAAATTTCCCGTGAGGCGAAAGGCTTCCGTTCCGGCCGCTTCGCCGCGACGCTCACGCACCGCCGCGAAGCACTCCATTTCGGCGAGCGCCGTTTTCACGGATTCCACGAACGCTTCGCGGACTCGCTCATCGCCGCCGACCATCGCCAGCACACTGACGTCCTTAGGTGCGGAGAGTTGCACATCGAAGAACGCGACTCGATTGGCCTGATCCCGGGCGGTGAGCGCTTCGCCGGTCCCCGGGTGCCGATTCTGCCGCAAGGCCTCGAATGGCTTGTCGGTCACCAGTCCTGTCAGCCCGAGCGCCCGGGCACCTTCGCCAATCCATTCGCCACGCACCTCTTTTTCGCCTTCCGACCAGTAATCGTTTTTCCGCAGGTGATGCGAAAGGTAGGTGGCTCCGTTCCGAATGACTCCCACGGTGATCATGCCATCATCACGCCCGAACACGTCTCCCACCTCAACGGAGCGCCCCTCCCGATTCCGGGGTAGCGGGCCTACCGGTCGCACGGTAGTCCTCCGGTTCGTGGGCGGACATCAGCGGCTACGATGAGCCGGGAAGGTCGGCGAAAATCCCCCGCGCTTGTTTGGCCACAGACGCAATACCCTAACGAGTTCGTTGGGTTCGGACCGTCGAGCCTCCAAGGATCGGCCAAACGCGCGCGGGCCCGGCCGAACTACCCTTTTTTCGGTAGGGTCGCCGCCTCGCGGATTCGGCGAAAGCGCGCTTCGTTTTCCGCACGATCGGTGATGAAAACGCTCCCGGCACCTCACGTTTTGATGCGCCAATGGCTGCACGATCCGCAGGCCATCACGGTAGCTGCGTTCGCGGTTTCCGCCCTGTTTCTGGTCATCGCGGGATGGCTGATTCAGCGAAATCTCCGCCACAACGAGCCGGGGTTGCGCCTCCCGCTGGCGCTCCCTTTTGCCCTCGCGATCTCTGCCTCCGGTCTGTTCGGGGCGATCCGGTTGCCCTCACCTTGGGGATACGGTGTCGGGGCCGTCCTGTGCGCGCTGGCGGGCGGATTATTCTACTATGCGGACCATCGCCGCTACGTGCGCGACCCCGCTGGCAAGGTGGTGGCGGACCGGTGGCAAATCGTGTTGGCGTTCGCCGGATTCAGATGGACGCGGGACAAGGCCAACCGGCACTTCTTCTTCTCCGGTGACACCGGTTCCGGCAAAACCTCCGGCATGAACGGCCTGCTCGCCGACCTGATGCGGCGCAATCCCACGCTCGGCGGCGTGGTCATGGCGAACAAGGGCGACGAGTGGTTTTACCTCGAATGGCTCGCGAAGAAGTATGGCCGCGAGCACGACATCATCCGCCTGCGTCCGCGGTTGGTCGGCGAGCCAGGCAAGGCAATCCACCGTCTGAACGTCACGGGAGACGCCCGACTGCCGTTCACGACCCGCGCGCGGATTTTGGTCGATACGGCCGCCGCCTTGAATCCGAAAGATGAAAAAGGCTTCTTCAAAGTGAAGGGCGCCGCCCACATCGGGCGGGCCTTTGAATTGCTCGCCGACATCGGCCGGCCAACGACCGCGACCAACGCCTACGACCTGCTGACCTCGGAAAGGGAGCTGAAGGCGGCGCTGGAAAAGCTCACGGAACTGGAGCCGACCGAGCGCCGTATTCGCCTCGCCGAGACCTTGGAGCAGACCTACCTGAAGCATGAGGCGAAGGAGCAGCGGGCTGGCGAGATCGGCACCTCCCAGAACTACCTCGAATACCTCGGCACGGCCGAAATCGCTGAAATTTTCAGCTCCAACGAGCCCGACACCTGCACCATGGCCGACGTCGATAAGGGCAAAATCTTCTGCATCGACGTGCCCCAGGACTACACCACGGAGCGGCAGTATGTGTTCACCGTCATTAAGCTTCTCCTCTACCGGCACGCTCTCCGGCGCTACGCACTACCCCCTTGGGAGAAGTATGCGCTGAACCA
This portion of the Candidatus Didemnitutus sp. genome encodes:
- a CDS encoding relaxase domain-containing protein encodes the protein MITVGVIRNGATYLSHHLRKNDYWSEGEKEVRGEWIGEGARALGLTGLVTDKPFEALRQNRHPGTGEALTARDQANRVAFFDVQLSAPKDVSVLAMVGGDERVREAFVESVKTALAEMECFAAVRERRGEAAGTEAFRLTGNFVGALFFHDASRDLDPQLHGHAVLANATWDAARNEWLALQPVEMLRASAYLRQVMYRELASRLRSLGYEPYEMNSKGFAVRGVEHLRERFSKRTRQVQRLAEEFAANKGRKPTKREVEILVRESREDKLTEISTPAVRAKQRAELNADEAHALDGLVRAARQQAPRMQFSHGNARSVLEAALRHVYERSSVVREGEVLNAALELHPDFYRWRELREALEVHPDAIRKDGEMSLRPIRREEDAAVQRVRVGRNQRFPLGDPTQLPPELTAGQRSAATALLESRDFLSVLIGDAGTGKTTVLTAIERAHLGAGGTRFLPLAPTTRARDAMLASGLEQADTVQRFLVSEMMQAQAAGRVVLIDEAGLLSTQQLDQVTRIATDVRARLLLVGDTKQHYSVQRGDALRNVIRHSGTPVVRLAEVLRQRNEADRRFSRLLATGAVAEAFGFADRRGLIREAADDSAMFAQAAEHYVSNRMRGIETLVVIPFWEEIERFNAQVRPALRQAGLLGEAEVTREAVKPLTWTEEQKSHWDQYRPGDRLLFARDTRFFKRGVATEVIAVLPDGLRVRGPKGREAKITRKQRAAFEVGRAQSLAVSVGDRLLIRGREDDAGFANGDFKEVAKVDPAADRIVFTDGRELPRTFAAWTYGHALTSYRSQGSTSEESLLVLGEVAVRALARRQFYVGNTRYRGAHAIYLSNKAEILSRLARPDPGRELATEFMARQRITLDERLAPRATRGLRAGVREAWHSTVRKLRGLATSQSEGRKA